From the Myripristis murdjan chromosome 14, fMyrMur1.1, whole genome shotgun sequence genome, one window contains:
- the LOC115371685 gene encoding protocadherin alpha-C2-like isoform X1, giving the protein MAFIIASARPRWIVSLFAFAALWGFTLSITRYSIPEEMEEGSFVANLATDLGLDVRSLVQREAKLDVIHSKNYLDINKDTGELVIREKIDRENICMSKTASCFLKMDVILENPIRIFNIELEIMDINDNAPVFRRKTMHLDISEATTPGERFSLTNAVDADVGANSIKTYYLSESKYFNIDIQTGSDGSKYVDLVLSGNLDREEHAIHNLILTAVDGGVPARSGTASIIINVLDINDNAPLFTQPVFSVSVPENSPVGTVVMTLNATDLDEGTNSELMYSYTLYTSEKTQELFTLDPNTGEIKVKGVIDYEESQSFEMHIQAQDKGASPLSGHCKVIASVTDLNDNYPEVTIKSLKSAVREDVPVGTLIAVVSVSDQDSGVNGEVDLTLSQQASLPFFLNKSSEDYFELIVSKPLDREIKSKFDFTFRVRDRGSPSLSDNETITVEILDVNDNAPTFPQSFYAIHVVENNAPGALLTSLSAFDPDVNENQYLVYFIMEKEILNTSMSMLFSINPENGNLYALKTFDYERERDFLFHIEARDSGVPPLSSNVTVNIIILDQNDNTPLIVSPWRAQGSVIEEVIPRSTDKGHLVAKVIAIDADSEQNSRVTYQLLQVSDATLFSLDQYNGEIRTTRMFSYRDPRQQRLVIVAKDNGQPALSATVTIKISTVEHVMSFSETTEVPIEYDVFTDLNLYLVIGLGAVSFLLLITILVIIVLKCQKPKPKAIKIPPANRNSVISRNSVISQRSSTIADSTLISSDAYWYSLFLAETRKGKVVVRQPIVPKGAGYFVSSIPRSIGPSETSDSRASTLQESSRDRP; this is encoded by the coding sequence ATGGCGTTTATCATCGCATCTGCACGGCCACGATGGATTGTGTCTCTCTTTGCATTCGCTGCACTGTGGGGATTTACGCTTTCCATCACTCGGTACTCTATACCAGAGGAAATGGAAGAGGGCTCCTTTGTCGCCAATTTGGCAACCGATTTGGGTCTCGACGTTCGCAGTCTGGTCCAACGTGAAGCAAAACTCGATGTCATCCACAGTAAAAATTACCTCGACATCAACAAAGATACAGGTGAGCTGGTCATTCGTGAGAAGATAGACCGGGAAAACATATGCATGAGCAAAACGGCGtcttgctttttaaaaatggatgtCATCCTTGAAAACCCCATTCGCATTTTTAATATTGAGCTCGAGATTATGGACATCAATGATAACGCGCCCGTGTTTCGCAGAAAGACAATGCACTTGGATATTTCCGAGGCAACCACTCCCGGCGAGAGATTTTCATTGACAAACGCCGTGGATGCAGATGTGGGAGCGAATTCAATCAAGACCTACTATCTCAGCGAGAGCAAGTACTTCAACATTGATATACAAACTGGGAGCGATGGCTCAAAATATGTCGATTTAGTTCTTAGTGGTAATTTGGACCGGGAGGAGCATGCAATTCACAATTTGATTTTAACCGCGGTGGATGGTGGGGTCCCTGCCCGCTCCGGCACCGCCAGCATCATCATCAATGTCCTGGATATCAACGACAACGCCCCCCTATTCACTCAGCCGGTATTTAGTGTGAGTGTGCCAGAGAACTCACCAGTCGGGACCGTGGTCATGACTTTGAACGCAACAGACTTGGATGAGGGCACAAACTCTGAGTTAATGTATTCCTATACCCTGTACACCTCTGAGAAAACACAAGAACTCTTCACACTTGATCCAAACACGGGGGAGATCAAGGTGAAGGGGGTGATTGATTATGAGGAGAGTCAAAGTTTTGAGATGCACATACAGGCCCAGGACAAAGGGGCGAGCCCGCTGTCAGGACACTGCAAAGTTATCGCATCTGTCACAGACCTGAATGACAACTACCCCGAGGTGACCATCAAGTCTCTGAAAAGTGCAGTGAGAGAGGACGTCCCGGTAGGAACCCTAATAGCAGTCGTAAGTGTCAGCGACCAGGATTCGGGAGTCAACGGCGAAGTTGACCTCACTTTGAGTCAGCAGGCATCCTTACCGTTTTTTCTGAATAAATCCTCAGAGGATTACTTTGAGCTGATTGTCTCAAAGCCACtggacagagaaataaaaagcaaattTGACTTCACTTTTCGAGTCAGAGACAGAGGGTCACCCTCTTTATCTGACAACGAGACCATCACTGTGGAGATTTTGGATGTCAATGACAATGCGCCCACATTCCCACAGTCATTCTACGCCATCCATGTTGTGGAGAACAATGCACCTGGGGCGTTATTGACATCTCTTAGTGCGTTTGACCCAGATGTCAACGAGAACCAGTATTTGGTTTATTTCATAATGGAGAAGGAGATTTTGAACACGTCTATGTCAATGCTGTTCTCTATCAATCCAGAGAATGGTAACCTGTATGCACTGAAAACCTTTgactatgagagagagagggatttccTGTTCCACATTGAGGCAAGAGACTCTGGTGTTCCCCCTCTCAGCAGCAACGTGACAGTTAATATCATCATTCTTGACCAAAATGATAACACGCCTCTCATAGTATCACCCTGGCGTGCGCAAGGCTCTGTTATTGAAGAGGTTATCCCGAGGTCCACAGATAAGGGGCACTTAGTGGCCAAAGTGATTGCCATTGACGCCGACTCTGAGCAGAACTCCAGGGTTACATATCAGTTGCTGCAGGTTAGCGATGCAACACTGTTCAGCCTAGATCAGTATAACGGTGAAATCCGAACAACAAGGATGTTTAGCTACAGAGATCCACGGCAGCAGAGACTAGTAATAGTTGCCAAAGACAATGGTCAACCTGCACTTTCTGCCACAGTCACCATCAAGATATCAACGGTAGAGCACGTCATGTCATTTTCAGAGACCACAGAGGTGCCCATAGAGTATGACGTCTTCACAGACTTAAACCTGTATCTAGTTATTGGTTTAGGGGCTGTGTCCTTCCTGTTGCTGATTACCATCTTGGTGATTATAGTGCTGAAGTGTCAAAAACCAAAGCCAAAGGCAATCAAGATCCCCCCAGCCAACAGGAACAGTGTGATTAGCAGGAACAGTGTGATCAGCCAGAGAAGCTCCACCATTGCAGATTCCACCCTCATCTCCAGTGACGCCTACTGGTACAGTTTGTTCCTAGCAGAGACCAGGAAAGGCAAGGTGGTCGTCAGACAGCCCATAGTGCCCAAAGGAGCTGGGTACTTTGTGTCCAGTATACCCAGGAGCATAGGGCCAAGTGAGACCAGTGACTCCAGAGCATCCACACTACAG
- the LOC115371685 gene encoding protocadherin alpha-C2-like isoform X2, which produces MAFIIASARPRWIVSLFAFAALWGFTLSITRYSIPEEMEEGSFVANLATDLGLDVRSLVQREAKLDVIHSKNYLDINKDTGELVIREKIDRENICMSKTASCFLKMDVILENPIRIFNIELEIMDINDNAPVFRRKTMHLDISEATTPGERFSLTNAVDADVGANSIKTYYLSESKYFNIDIQTGSDGSKYVDLVLSGNLDREEHAIHNLILTAVDGGVPARSGTASIIINVLDINDNAPLFTQPVFSVSVPENSPVGTVVMTLNATDLDEGTNSELMYSYTLYTSEKTQELFTLDPNTGEIKVKGVIDYEESQSFEMHIQAQDKGASPLSGHCKVIASVTDLNDNYPEVTIKSLKSAVREDVPVGTLIAVVSVSDQDSGVNGEVDLTLSQQASLPFFLNKSSEDYFELIVSKPLDREIKSKFDFTFRVRDRGSPSLSDNETITVEILDVNDNAPTFPQSFYAIHVVENNAPGALLTSLSAFDPDVNENQYLVYFIMEKEILNTSMSMLFSINPENGNLYALKTFDYERERDFLFHIEARDSGVPPLSSNVTVNIIILDQNDNTPLIVSPWRAQGSVIEEVIPRSTDKGHLVAKVIAIDADSEQNSRVTYQLLQVSDATLFSLDQYNGEIRTTRMFSYRDPRQQRLVIVAKDNGQPALSATVTIKISTVEHVMSFSETTEVPIEYDVFTDLNLYLVIGLGAVSFLLLITILVIIVLKCQKPKPKAIKIPPANRNSVISRNSVISQRSSTIADSTLISSDAYWYSLFLAETRKGKVVVRQPIVPKGAGYFVSSIPRSIGPSETSDSRASTLQYSK; this is translated from the coding sequence ATGGCGTTTATCATCGCATCTGCACGGCCACGATGGATTGTGTCTCTCTTTGCATTCGCTGCACTGTGGGGATTTACGCTTTCCATCACTCGGTACTCTATACCAGAGGAAATGGAAGAGGGCTCCTTTGTCGCCAATTTGGCAACCGATTTGGGTCTCGACGTTCGCAGTCTGGTCCAACGTGAAGCAAAACTCGATGTCATCCACAGTAAAAATTACCTCGACATCAACAAAGATACAGGTGAGCTGGTCATTCGTGAGAAGATAGACCGGGAAAACATATGCATGAGCAAAACGGCGtcttgctttttaaaaatggatgtCATCCTTGAAAACCCCATTCGCATTTTTAATATTGAGCTCGAGATTATGGACATCAATGATAACGCGCCCGTGTTTCGCAGAAAGACAATGCACTTGGATATTTCCGAGGCAACCACTCCCGGCGAGAGATTTTCATTGACAAACGCCGTGGATGCAGATGTGGGAGCGAATTCAATCAAGACCTACTATCTCAGCGAGAGCAAGTACTTCAACATTGATATACAAACTGGGAGCGATGGCTCAAAATATGTCGATTTAGTTCTTAGTGGTAATTTGGACCGGGAGGAGCATGCAATTCACAATTTGATTTTAACCGCGGTGGATGGTGGGGTCCCTGCCCGCTCCGGCACCGCCAGCATCATCATCAATGTCCTGGATATCAACGACAACGCCCCCCTATTCACTCAGCCGGTATTTAGTGTGAGTGTGCCAGAGAACTCACCAGTCGGGACCGTGGTCATGACTTTGAACGCAACAGACTTGGATGAGGGCACAAACTCTGAGTTAATGTATTCCTATACCCTGTACACCTCTGAGAAAACACAAGAACTCTTCACACTTGATCCAAACACGGGGGAGATCAAGGTGAAGGGGGTGATTGATTATGAGGAGAGTCAAAGTTTTGAGATGCACATACAGGCCCAGGACAAAGGGGCGAGCCCGCTGTCAGGACACTGCAAAGTTATCGCATCTGTCACAGACCTGAATGACAACTACCCCGAGGTGACCATCAAGTCTCTGAAAAGTGCAGTGAGAGAGGACGTCCCGGTAGGAACCCTAATAGCAGTCGTAAGTGTCAGCGACCAGGATTCGGGAGTCAACGGCGAAGTTGACCTCACTTTGAGTCAGCAGGCATCCTTACCGTTTTTTCTGAATAAATCCTCAGAGGATTACTTTGAGCTGATTGTCTCAAAGCCACtggacagagaaataaaaagcaaattTGACTTCACTTTTCGAGTCAGAGACAGAGGGTCACCCTCTTTATCTGACAACGAGACCATCACTGTGGAGATTTTGGATGTCAATGACAATGCGCCCACATTCCCACAGTCATTCTACGCCATCCATGTTGTGGAGAACAATGCACCTGGGGCGTTATTGACATCTCTTAGTGCGTTTGACCCAGATGTCAACGAGAACCAGTATTTGGTTTATTTCATAATGGAGAAGGAGATTTTGAACACGTCTATGTCAATGCTGTTCTCTATCAATCCAGAGAATGGTAACCTGTATGCACTGAAAACCTTTgactatgagagagagagggatttccTGTTCCACATTGAGGCAAGAGACTCTGGTGTTCCCCCTCTCAGCAGCAACGTGACAGTTAATATCATCATTCTTGACCAAAATGATAACACGCCTCTCATAGTATCACCCTGGCGTGCGCAAGGCTCTGTTATTGAAGAGGTTATCCCGAGGTCCACAGATAAGGGGCACTTAGTGGCCAAAGTGATTGCCATTGACGCCGACTCTGAGCAGAACTCCAGGGTTACATATCAGTTGCTGCAGGTTAGCGATGCAACACTGTTCAGCCTAGATCAGTATAACGGTGAAATCCGAACAACAAGGATGTTTAGCTACAGAGATCCACGGCAGCAGAGACTAGTAATAGTTGCCAAAGACAATGGTCAACCTGCACTTTCTGCCACAGTCACCATCAAGATATCAACGGTAGAGCACGTCATGTCATTTTCAGAGACCACAGAGGTGCCCATAGAGTATGACGTCTTCACAGACTTAAACCTGTATCTAGTTATTGGTTTAGGGGCTGTGTCCTTCCTGTTGCTGATTACCATCTTGGTGATTATAGTGCTGAAGTGTCAAAAACCAAAGCCAAAGGCAATCAAGATCCCCCCAGCCAACAGGAACAGTGTGATTAGCAGGAACAGTGTGATCAGCCAGAGAAGCTCCACCATTGCAGATTCCACCCTCATCTCCAGTGACGCCTACTGGTACAGTTTGTTCCTAGCAGAGACCAGGAAAGGCAAGGTGGTCGTCAGACAGCCCATAGTGCCCAAAGGAGCTGGGTACTTTGTGTCCAGTATACCCAGGAGCATAGGGCCAAGTGAGACCAGTGACTCCAGAGCATCCACACTACAG
- the LOC115371461 gene encoding protocadherin beta-15, which translates to MDIRGAKKRLHEKWHAVCFFALTYLLDAVWGQIRYSIPEELEHGAFVGNIAEDLGLDLEKLSARRFRIVSGAKKQYLEVNLENGVLFVNERIDREELCEQSLSCSFHLQVVIENPLELYRVEMEILDVNDNSPSFPWTEFNLDISESAAPGSRFPLESAQDLDVGSNSLRTYLLSVNEHFVLDIQTRSDGSKFAELVLQNPLDREQQSTHQMVLTAVDGGAPERSGTAQIDITVLDANDNAPVFDQSFYRVRLVENAPKGTVVIKLNASDLDEGPNADITYSFSGHAPIKVRQLFSVDSRTGEIKVKGVIDYEKARMHEIYVQAKDKGPSAVAVHCKVLVNVLDKNDNLPEVILTSVSTPVQEDAPPGTVIAVISVMDRDSGENGNVDCEIPHHIPFQLHSSFKNYYTLVTCDFLDRETVAEYNITLTARDMGTPPLFTRKTILVQVSDVNDNAPHFKQPSYTVYLTENNAPGASICSVTALDPDSGQNAYLSYSIVEGDIQGMPVSTYVSINSDNGNLYALRSFDHEQLRNFQIIVQAQDAGFPPLNSNVSVNIFILDQNDNAPVIVSPVPQNGTAPTEAVPRSVDAGYLVTKVTAMDADAGQNSRLFYQMLQATDPSLFSIALYTGEIRTIRRLVEKDPTRQRLVILVKDNGQPPLSATVSIILSVVDSLPDTQPDLGDLSLSPHHSSNFTLYLMVSLGAISFTFLVAIIVLIAVRGLKGRPSSREYSFPSVCGCCCCSRSETSTATEVFKKSNLNMQMSTGSSNCTDANGSSSLSQVYCYKMCMTPESSKSDFMFLKPCSPIMAIPQNNAKSTDYLTSGWSALDRNELANNRATTPNELKHSNRDWTWTKNQQNSAYKRYCSVNMESTLPRQPKHDPDGFSCSVAPQYWTWGNHMRDCRMSLQEGTVPNYSWTPRYTQPTSTQPPPDYQHNVYIPGTASGYCTLKLAPRGELDVYNTFSTFGKKRRYLSTYEQTLDRDDGLISNDIFK; encoded by the exons ATGGACATACGAGGTGCGAAGAAAAGACTGCATGAAAAATGGCATGCAGTCTGCTTTTTTGCTTTAACATATCTCTTGGATGCAGTCTGGGGACAGATCCGCTATTCAATCCCAGAAGAATTGGAGCACGGGGCTTTTGTTGGAAATATAGCAGAGGACCTGGgcttggatttggagaagctttCTGCACGCAGATTCAGGATAGTCTCGGGTGCCAAGAAACAGTATCTGGAGGTAAATTTAGAAAATGGGGTTTTATTTGTCAACGAGAGAATTGATCGTGAAGAACTATGTGAGCAGAGTTTGTCCTGTTCCTTTCATTTGCAAGTGGTCATAGAAAACCCTCTGGAACTGTACAGGGTAGAGATGGAGATTTTGGACGTGAATGATAACTCTCCTAGTTTTCCTTGGACCGAGTTTAATCTGGATATATCAGAGTCCGCTGCGCCAGGGTCCCGTTTCCCGTTGGAGAGCGCACAGGATTTGGACGTGGGCTCCAACTCGCTCCGCACGTATTTGTTGAGTGTAAATGAACATTTCGTCTTGGACATCCAGACGCGGAGTGATGGCAGTAAATTTGCGGAACTAGTCCTACAGAACCCActggacagagagcagcagagcacGCATCAAATGGTCCTGACGGCAGTGGACGGAGGCGCGCCGGAGAGGTCTGGCACTGCGCAAATCGATATCACAGTTTTGGATGCAAATGACAATGCGCCGGTGTTTGATCAGTCGTTTTACAGAGTGAGACTTGTTGAAAATGCACCAAAAGGCACGGTTGTCATTAAACTTAATGCGTCTGATTTAGATGAGGGTCCCAACGCTGATATCACTTATTCATTCAGCGGACACGCTCCCATCAAAGTGCGCCAGCTGTTCAGCGTCGACTCTCGCACCGGCGAAATCAAAGTCAAAGGAGTGATCGATTACGAGAAGGCAAGAATGCATGAAATTTATGTCCAGGCTAAGGATAAAGGGCCCTCGGCTGTAGCGGTTCACTGTAAAGTCTTGGTGAATGTTTTGGATAAAAATGACAACCTCCCGGAAGTGATTTTGACATCTGTGTCCACACCTGTCCAGGAGGACGCACCCCCGGGTACGGTGATAGCTGTCATCAGCGTAATGGACAGAGACTCTGGTGAGAATGGGAATGTGGACTGTGAGATCCCCCATCACATCCCCTTTCAGCTCCACTCCTCCTTCAAGAACTACTATACATTGGTAACTTGTGATTTtttggacagagagacagtcgCCGAGTATAACATCACGCTTACCGCCCGAGACATGGGCACCCCACCCTTATTCACTCGGAAAACTATTCTAGTCCAAGTGTCCGATGTGAATGATAACGCACCTCACTTCAAACAGCCGTCCTACACGGTGTATTTGACCGAGAATAACGCACCGGGTGCATCAATTTGTTCGGTGACTGCCCTGGATCCAGATTCGGGTCAAAATGCGTATCTCTCCTACTCTATAGTAGAAGGTGATATTCAGGGAATGCCTGTGTCCACATACGTGTCCATAAACTCAGACAACGGCAACCTTTACGCGCTGCGTTCGTTTGACCACGAACAACTAAGAAACTTTCAGATCATAGTTCAAGCGCAAGATGCGGGCTTCCCGCCCCTGAATAGCAACGTTTCCGTGAACATCTTTATTTTGGACCAAAATGATAACGCACCCGTTATCGTGTCACCGGTGCCGCAAAATGGCACGGCTCCCACCGAAGCGGTGCCCAGATCAGTTGACGCTGGTTACCTTGTTACCAAAGTCACAGCGATGGACGCAGATGCAGGCCAGAACTCGCGTCTTTTTTACCAGATGCTCCAGGCAACAGACCCGAGCTTGTTCAGCATCGCTCTGTACACAGGCGAAATCAGGACGATACGCAGATTAGTGGAGAAAGACCCCACCAGGCAAAGACTGGTCATTCTGGTCAAGGACAATGGTCAGCCGCCCCTCTCGGCCACAGTTTCCATCATCCTGTCAGTGGTTGACAGCTTGCCAGATACGCAGCCCGATTTGGGTGACCTGTCACTGAGCCCACATCACAGCTCCAACTTCACCCTCTATTTAATGGTGTCCCTGGGCGCAATCTCATTCACGTTTCTGGTGGCTATTATTGTCCTGATTGCAGTAAGGGGATTGAAGGGCAGACCATCCAGCCGAGAGTACAGCTTCCCCTCCGTCtgtgggtgctgctgctgttcacgGTCAGAGACATCCACCGCCACGGAGGTGTTCAAAAAGTCCAACTTAAACATGCAAATGTCCACAGGCTCCTCGAACTGCACCGATGCAAACGGCAGCAGCTCCCTCTCTCAGGTGTATTGCTATAAAATGTGTATGACACCAGAATCGTCCAAAAGTGACTTCATGTTCCTCAAGCCCTGCAGTCCGATAATGGCAATACCCCAGAACAATGCCAAGAGCACAGACTACCTGACCTCTGGCTGGAGCGCGCTGGACCGCAACGAGCTGGCCAACAACAGAGCCACAACCCCAAATGAG CTTAAGCACTCAAACAGGGACTGGACCTGGACAAAGAACCAACAGAACTCAGCCTACAAGAG GTATTGTTCGGTAAATATGGAGAGCACTCTTCCACGTCAGCCCAAACACGATCCAGATGGCTTTTCCTGCTCTGTGGCACCACAGTACTGGACCTGGGGAAATCATATGCGTG ACTGCAGGATGTCTCTTCAGGAGGGAACAGTTCCTAACTACTCATGGACTCCAAGGTACACACAGCCCACGTCCACTCAGCCACCACCAGACTACCAGCACAATGTGTACATTCCTGGCACCGCATCTGGCTACTGCACTCTGAAGCTGGCACCTAGAGGTGAACTGGATGTGTACAACACCTTCTCCACATTTGGGAAGAAAAGGAGATACCTCTCAACGTATGAACAGACTCTTGACAGAGATGATGGTCTCATCAGCAATGATATCTTTAAGTGA